The Micromonospora sp. M71_S20 genome has a window encoding:
- a CDS encoding acyl-CoA dehydrogenase family protein, with translation MFGELTATTAAGRELVSLAEGHVGTLAERAGRHDRDNTFVADNFADLRDSGVLSACAPTRHGGLGVRSLHDVLVAVSRLARGCGSTAICANMHMASVWGQVRRWERAEADGDRVRATQLDAILEALGGSDLIMAGASTEPGATWNGALTEAVRKGDEYVITGRKTFVTNSAVADSFNVAVRVADPDGGWRHAEAVVLAGTPGLTVLGDWDALGMRGSGSHGLLLEDCVVPADRVTVGEPFGPPTSEDLARSCAINFPLLGASLGIAEAAFQIAVEHATRIPRQPGRAAPAHHPSVQREIAVMELDLAATRGVLERSGRLVDALFAADPAEQSEAAVRDVVRGWQTAKLLANRTAVSTVDRAMTICGGASFSTRHPLSRLYRDARAGGFMQPFGSLDGYPFIGRVALGLDPHAD, from the coding sequence CCTCGCCGAACGGGCCGGCCGGCACGACCGGGACAACACGTTCGTCGCCGACAACTTCGCCGACCTGCGTGACAGCGGGGTGCTCTCCGCGTGCGCCCCGACCCGGCACGGCGGGCTGGGGGTCCGCTCCCTGCACGACGTGCTGGTGGCCGTCTCCCGGCTGGCCCGGGGCTGTGGGTCGACGGCCATCTGCGCGAACATGCACATGGCCTCGGTGTGGGGGCAGGTCCGCCGGTGGGAGCGGGCCGAGGCGGACGGCGACCGGGTCAGGGCGACGCAGCTCGACGCGATTCTGGAGGCGTTGGGCGGCTCCGACCTGATCATGGCCGGGGCGTCCACCGAACCGGGCGCGACGTGGAACGGCGCGCTCACCGAGGCCGTCCGCAAGGGCGACGAGTACGTCATCACCGGGCGCAAGACGTTCGTCACCAACTCGGCCGTCGCGGACTCGTTCAACGTCGCGGTCCGGGTCGCCGATCCCGACGGCGGGTGGCGGCACGCCGAGGCCGTCGTCCTGGCCGGCACCCCCGGGCTGACCGTGCTGGGCGACTGGGACGCGTTGGGCATGCGGGGCTCCGGCAGCCACGGGCTCCTGCTGGAGGACTGTGTCGTCCCCGCCGACCGGGTCACGGTCGGCGAGCCGTTCGGCCCGCCGACGTCGGAGGACCTGGCGCGTTCCTGCGCGATCAACTTCCCCCTGTTGGGCGCCTCACTGGGGATCGCCGAGGCGGCCTTCCAGATCGCGGTGGAACACGCCACGAGGATTCCCCGGCAGCCCGGGCGGGCAGCGCCGGCACACCACCCGTCCGTGCAGCGGGAGATCGCCGTCATGGAGCTCGACCTCGCGGCCACCCGGGGGGTGCTGGAGCGCTCCGGACGCCTGGTGGACGCCCTGTTCGCCGCAGACCCGGCGGAGCAGTCGGAGGCCGCCGTCCGCGACGTCGTACGGGGGTGGCAGACCGCGAAGCTGCTGGCGAACCGTACGGCGGTGAGCACTGTCGACCGGGCCATGACGATCTGCGGCGGGGCGTCCTTCAGCACCCGGCACCCCCTGTCCCGGCTCTACCGCGACGCCCGTGCGGGCGGCTTCATGCAGCCCTTCGGCTCGCTGGACGGCTACCCGTTCATCGGGCGGGTCGCGCTCGGACTCGACCCGCACGCCGACTGA
- a CDS encoding amino acid adenylation domain-containing protein, giving the protein MSADPEVSGPPAGWDPDRAVPALIWAAAGRHGHRTAVVGADATLSYTELRHAVAGLADVLRHHGAAGAPVAVLAHRGAAQLVACLAALHAGAGYACVDANQPRARVESQLRGCGAAVVVTDRDDPPVSGQVVLAVDLAGWIDAGAAAESAGAPRGPLPVAGDQLAYTVFTSGSTGVPKVVEIPHAALANYAAFVARLVEPERADGGQLRFASVTSLATDLGHTAVFPALTEGDAVHLVPTGTATDPDDFADYQDEHRVDVLKITPSHLAALLDEAAERVLPRRLLIVGGEVCRWELVDQVRELSDVRMVNHYGPTETTVGALTFEVPTDPAARPGTATVPIGRPIDNARAAVVDADLRPVAAGVEGELLIFGAGLALGYRGDAGLTGEMFPTGHLDGRCYRTGDLVTRHPDGLVEFHGRRDGQVKIRGHRVELGEVEQAVRRCAGVRRAAVVPVGGTGSVPRLVAYVVPSEPPGPTARELREQLRETLPDYLLPGAVVCLDELPRTPSGKLDVRALPAPGRPGARR; this is encoded by the coding sequence ATGTCTGCCGATCCCGAGGTGTCCGGGCCGCCGGCCGGATGGGACCCCGACCGGGCGGTGCCCGCGCTGATCTGGGCGGCCGCGGGACGGCACGGTCACCGTACGGCCGTCGTCGGCGCGGACGCGACGCTGAGCTACACCGAGCTTCGCCACGCCGTCGCGGGTCTCGCCGACGTGCTGCGGCACCACGGTGCGGCAGGCGCCCCGGTGGCCGTCCTGGCCCACCGGGGCGCCGCCCAGCTGGTGGCGTGTCTGGCCGCGCTGCACGCCGGGGCCGGCTACGCCTGCGTGGACGCCAACCAGCCCCGGGCCCGCGTCGAGAGCCAGCTGCGCGGCTGCGGGGCCGCCGTCGTGGTGACGGATCGCGACGACCCACCGGTGTCCGGGCAGGTGGTGCTCGCCGTCGACCTGGCCGGCTGGATCGACGCGGGGGCGGCGGCGGAGAGCGCCGGGGCGCCGCGCGGTCCGTTGCCGGTGGCGGGGGACCAGCTCGCCTACACCGTGTTCACGTCCGGTTCCACCGGCGTACCCAAGGTCGTCGAGATCCCCCACGCGGCCCTGGCCAACTACGCGGCCTTCGTCGCCCGGCTGGTCGAACCGGAACGGGCCGACGGCGGACAGCTTCGCTTCGCGTCGGTGACCAGCCTCGCGACGGACCTCGGGCACACCGCGGTCTTCCCGGCGCTCACCGAGGGAGACGCGGTCCACCTGGTGCCCACCGGGACCGCGACGGATCCCGACGACTTCGCCGACTACCAGGACGAGCACCGCGTCGACGTCCTGAAGATCACCCCGTCGCACCTGGCGGCGCTGCTCGACGAGGCGGCGGAGCGGGTGCTGCCCCGCCGCCTGCTGATCGTCGGCGGCGAGGTGTGCCGCTGGGAGCTGGTGGACCAGGTCCGCGAGCTGTCGGACGTGCGGATGGTCAACCACTACGGCCCGACCGAGACGACCGTCGGCGCGCTCACCTTCGAGGTGCCGACCGACCCGGCGGCGCGCCCGGGCACCGCCACCGTGCCGATCGGCCGTCCGATCGACAACGCGCGGGCCGCCGTCGTCGACGCCGACCTCCGCCCGGTCGCCGCGGGCGTCGAGGGGGAGCTGCTGATCTTCGGCGCGGGGCTCGCCCTCGGCTACCGCGGCGACGCCGGACTGACCGGCGAGATGTTCCCCACCGGCCATCTCGACGGCCGGTGCTACCGCACCGGTGACCTGGTGACCCGCCACCCCGACGGACTGGTGGAGTTCCACGGCCGCCGGGACGGCCAGGTCAAGATCCGAGGCCACCGCGTCGAGCTGGGCGAGGTGGAACAGGCGGTACGCCGGTGCGCCGGGGTGCGCCGGGCGGCGGTGGTGCCGGTCGGCGGGACCGGCTCCGTCCCGCGCCTGGTCGCGTACGTCGTGCCGAGCGAGCCGCCCGGGCCGACGGCCCGTGAGCTGCGCGAGCAGCTCCGCGAGACGCTGCCCGACTACCTGCTGCCCGGCGCCGTGGTGTGCCTCGACGAGCTGCCCCGGACGCCGAGCGGGAAGCTGGACGTGCGCGCGTTGCCGGCACCTGGTCGGCCCGGCGCGCGACGGTAG
- a CDS encoding MaoC family dehydratase, with protein sequence MTLRHVQGNEYREEHGGDYEDFEPGMVIRHWPGRTISETDNTWLTLLTMNQHPLHFDEHYGAGSEYGRVLVNSGITLCLIGGMTVQALSARAVANLGWDKVRLREPVFVGDTLYATSRILDKRLSRSRPGQGIVTVETTGTKSTGETVIVFERSFMVRCRESSS encoded by the coding sequence ATGACCTTGCGTCACGTCCAGGGCAACGAGTACCGCGAAGAGCACGGCGGGGACTACGAGGACTTCGAGCCCGGCATGGTGATCCGGCACTGGCCGGGCCGCACCATCTCCGAGACCGACAACACCTGGCTGACCCTGCTCACCATGAACCAGCACCCGCTGCACTTCGACGAGCACTACGGCGCGGGCAGCGAGTACGGGCGGGTGCTGGTCAACAGCGGGATCACCCTGTGCCTGATCGGCGGCATGACCGTGCAGGCCCTGTCGGCGCGGGCCGTGGCGAACCTCGGCTGGGACAAGGTCCGCCTGCGGGAGCCGGTCTTCGTCGGGGACACGCTGTACGCCACCAGCCGCATCCTCGACAAGCGCCTGAGCCGGTCCCGGCCCGGCCAGGGCATCGTCACGGTGGAGACGACGGGCACGAAGTCCACCGGCGAGACGGTCATCGTCTTCGAGCGTTCCTTCATGGTCCGCTGCCGGGAGAGCTCCTCCTGA
- a CDS encoding ornithine cyclodeaminase family protein translates to MTGPVTVGAAQMAGTPQLVRVIDALGEMFADLAAGRTDSPARTVIEHGPQRVLLVSPAVWERRGVGSVKITTLTPDNPGRGLPLIHGIVALTDLTTGQITALLDGAELTAVRTGAVAALATRWCAAEDAEDLAVIGAGVQARSLVRAVAAVRRIRTVRVFSRTRDRAEQFADWVGDVVPHPVHASVCDSAKAAVADAAIICTATSTSDNTPLVEADWVAPGAHVNVIGGTHPDAIELDPALLADAVAVVEDRTAALEGAGEVRAALAAGLIGVDDLCELGALVTGAVRVGGRTSVLRTVGMAIEDTAAAVALHEGAAPGA, encoded by the coding sequence ATGACCGGGCCGGTGACGGTCGGCGCCGCGCAGATGGCGGGTACGCCCCAGCTGGTGCGGGTGATCGACGCGCTGGGCGAGATGTTCGCGGACCTGGCCGCCGGCCGGACCGACTCCCCGGCGCGCACCGTCATCGAACACGGCCCCCAGCGGGTCCTGCTGGTCAGCCCCGCGGTCTGGGAGCGGCGTGGGGTGGGCAGTGTCAAGATCACCACGCTCACCCCCGACAACCCGGGGCGCGGGCTGCCGCTGATCCACGGGATCGTCGCGCTGACGGACCTGACCACCGGGCAGATCACGGCCCTGCTCGACGGCGCGGAGCTGACCGCCGTCCGCACCGGTGCGGTCGCCGCCCTGGCGACCCGCTGGTGCGCCGCCGAGGACGCCGAGGACCTCGCGGTCATCGGGGCGGGGGTGCAGGCGCGGTCGCTGGTGCGCGCGGTGGCGGCGGTGCGCCGGATCCGTACCGTCCGGGTGTTCTCGCGCACCCGCGACCGGGCGGAGCAGTTCGCCGACTGGGTGGGCGACGTCGTGCCCCACCCGGTGCACGCGAGCGTCTGCGACAGCGCCAAGGCCGCCGTCGCCGACGCCGCGATCATCTGCACGGCGACCTCCACCAGCGACAACACGCCGCTGGTGGAGGCGGACTGGGTGGCGCCCGGCGCCCACGTCAACGTCATCGGCGGCACCCACCCCGACGCGATCGAGCTCGACCCCGCCCTGCTGGCCGACGCCGTGGCGGTCGTCGAGGACCGGACCGCGGCGCTGGAGGGCGCCGGCGAGGTGCGCGCCGCCCTGGCCGCCGGCCTGATCGGCGTGGACGACCTGTGCGAACTGGGCGCGCTGGTCACCGGCGCGGTGCGCGTCGGCGGGCGGACGTCGGTCCTGCGTACGGTCGGGATGGCCATCGAGGACACCGCCGCCGCGGTGGCGCTGCACGAGGGGGCGGCGCCCGGGGCGTAG
- a CDS encoding CoA ester lyase — MTGAARAIPRSILYTPALSLDRVVKAWSYDADVHLIDLEDSVPAAEKPAARTVCRSALEKAPRPENVAVRINELGSVAAVQDLVALTEGSVRPGIVMMTMVTSAAEVALLRRILASADAHPEIYVTVETVEAVAGIDAIAAASDGLVLGSADLAATLGVEITWEAMLAARQAMALACARHGTACIDTANFRLAEPAVLAQETARVRALGFHGKATVHPGELDEINRVLRPQADDLRLARRVAEAVRAANGGIAVLDGNMVGPPFARMARATVSREDAWAVRFGTEGAAG; from the coding sequence GTGACCGGCGCCGCGCGGGCGATCCCGCGCAGCATCCTCTACACCCCGGCGCTGTCGCTGGACCGGGTCGTGAAGGCGTGGTCCTACGACGCGGACGTCCACCTGATCGACCTGGAGGACTCCGTGCCGGCGGCCGAGAAGCCGGCCGCGCGCACCGTGTGCCGGTCCGCCCTGGAGAAGGCGCCACGCCCGGAGAACGTCGCGGTACGCATCAACGAGCTGGGCAGCGTCGCGGCGGTGCAGGACCTGGTGGCGCTCACGGAGGGCTCGGTGCGGCCCGGGATCGTCATGATGACGATGGTGACCTCGGCGGCCGAGGTGGCCCTGCTGCGGCGGATCCTGGCCTCCGCGGACGCGCATCCGGAGATCTACGTGACGGTGGAGACCGTGGAGGCGGTCGCGGGGATCGACGCGATCGCCGCGGCCAGTGACGGGCTGGTCCTCGGCTCGGCCGACCTGGCCGCGACGCTCGGGGTCGAGATCACCTGGGAGGCCATGCTCGCCGCCCGGCAGGCGATGGCGCTGGCCTGCGCGCGGCACGGCACGGCCTGCATCGACACCGCCAACTTCCGGCTCGCCGAGCCGGCCGTCCTAGCGCAGGAGACCGCCCGGGTGCGGGCGCTCGGCTTCCACGGCAAGGCGACGGTGCACCCGGGCGAGCTCGACGAGATCAACCGGGTGCTGCGCCCCCAGGCGGACGACCTGCGCCTGGCACGCCGGGTGGCCGAGGCCGTACGGGCGGCCAACGGCGGGATCGCGGTGCTGGACGGCAACATGGTCGGCCCGCCGTTCGCCCGGATGGCCCGCGCCACGGTGTCCCGCGAGGACGCCTGGGCCGTCCGGTTCGGCACCGAGGGAGCTGCCGGATGA
- a CDS encoding aminotransferase class I/II-fold pyridoxal phosphate-dependent enzyme, which yields MSERKTITPTHRYRNNDKLIGVGNTFWNLSEEHGVAGIVGDLSDGVFRMADGHEFVNFTVCSYLDLDTHPKVIDGAVDALRRFGVLDHCIPRTRVQTSVLLELEESLGELFDAMVISAISTAAASTGLLPLIASGHLGNGTRPLMVFDKNAHVSMANAKPNCADETEVVTCRHHDLDYLEDMCRTYERVCYVVDGSDSLGGYAPVEELAVLQDKYNMLVFYDDSHSLSAYGERGIGYVRSHCPVRDDRTITVATLSKGFGAGGTAILLDGFPKETRRIIERFAGPLGYSQKMNAAAVGAALASAEIHRTEELTRLQGRLRSNIALFDSLLATEQSGSTYPIRVVPMSDETVVEAAQRVFAAGFYTSPVFFPIVARGTAGLRVMLRAGQTEEQITRLCSVLVEAGARPAARPEPVNR from the coding sequence ATGAGCGAGCGCAAGACCATCACCCCCACCCACCGCTACCGCAACAACGACAAGCTCATCGGTGTGGGGAACACCTTCTGGAACCTCTCCGAGGAGCACGGGGTCGCCGGCATCGTCGGCGACCTCTCCGACGGCGTGTTCCGGATGGCCGACGGCCACGAGTTCGTCAACTTCACCGTCTGCTCCTACCTGGACCTGGACACCCACCCCAAGGTGATCGACGGGGCCGTCGACGCGCTGCGCCGATTCGGTGTGCTGGACCACTGCATCCCGCGTACCCGCGTGCAGACGTCGGTGCTGCTGGAGCTGGAGGAGTCGCTGGGCGAGCTGTTCGACGCCATGGTGATCAGCGCGATCTCCACGGCGGCGGCCAGCACCGGCCTGCTGCCGCTGATCGCGTCGGGGCACCTCGGCAACGGCACCCGCCCGCTGATGGTCTTCGACAAGAACGCCCACGTGTCGATGGCCAACGCCAAGCCGAACTGTGCCGACGAGACCGAGGTCGTCACCTGTCGCCACCACGACCTCGACTACCTCGAGGACATGTGCCGCACCTACGAGCGTGTCTGCTATGTCGTGGACGGCTCGGACAGCCTCGGCGGCTACGCGCCCGTCGAGGAACTGGCCGTGTTGCAGGACAAGTACAACATGCTGGTCTTCTACGACGACTCGCACTCGCTGTCGGCGTACGGCGAGCGCGGCATCGGCTACGTCCGCTCGCACTGCCCGGTGCGGGACGACCGGACCATCACCGTCGCGACCCTGAGCAAGGGCTTCGGGGCGGGCGGTACGGCGATCCTGCTCGACGGCTTCCCCAAGGAGACGCGGCGGATCATCGAGCGCTTCGCCGGGCCCCTGGGCTACTCGCAGAAGATGAACGCCGCCGCGGTGGGCGCCGCGCTCGCCTCGGCCGAGATCCACCGCACCGAGGAACTCACCCGGTTGCAGGGGCGGCTGCGGTCCAACATCGCGCTGTTCGACTCGCTGCTCGCCACCGAACAGTCCGGCAGCACGTACCCGATCCGGGTGGTGCCGATGAGCGACGAGACCGTCGTCGAGGCGGCCCAGCGGGTCTTCGCGGCCGGGTTCTACACCTCGCCGGTGTTCTTCCCGATCGTCGCGCGCGGCACCGCCGGCCTGCGGGTCATGCTGCGCGCGGGCCAGACCGAGGAACAGATCACCCGGCTGTGCTCCGTGCTCGTCGAGGCGGGCGCCCGCCCGGCCGCGCGACCCGAGCCGGTGAACCGGTGA
- a CDS encoding cupin-like domain-containing protein: MTFDEFMAVGPGGLFKADVPVVIALPGDVQGLGREGVASRLADMTVTLFTEPGDKNHPGRWETRDIKLRDFFADERHLTTPGTWHRVVSNIRNSPADVNAVIGFDADKFFGYGDTLYAANLWISHRGVFTKNHFDEFENFNIALEGRKRFIIAPPGSREYYPRSVLRGFGDKSQVFDLDNVDLARYPRLAPKLAQRRDFVLEPGHMLYLPLGWWHQAESLDEMNINVNFWLKSKKILRRPHALGVALYTYAYRRVKGVYSYKPTEVNS; encoded by the coding sequence ATGACGTTCGACGAGTTCATGGCCGTCGGTCCCGGCGGCCTGTTCAAGGCCGACGTGCCCGTGGTGATCGCGCTGCCGGGCGACGTGCAGGGGCTCGGCCGGGAGGGCGTGGCGAGTCGGCTGGCCGACATGACCGTCACCCTGTTCACCGAGCCGGGCGACAAGAACCACCCGGGGCGCTGGGAGACCCGCGACATCAAGCTGCGCGACTTCTTCGCCGACGAGCGCCACCTGACCACCCCGGGCACGTGGCACCGGGTGGTGTCGAACATCCGCAACAGCCCGGCCGACGTGAACGCCGTCATCGGCTTCGACGCGGACAAGTTCTTCGGCTACGGCGACACGCTGTACGCGGCGAACCTGTGGATCAGCCACCGCGGTGTGTTCACCAAGAACCACTTCGACGAGTTCGAGAACTTCAACATCGCGCTGGAGGGCCGCAAGCGGTTCATCATCGCCCCGCCCGGTTCCCGCGAGTACTACCCGCGCTCGGTGCTGCGCGGGTTCGGGGACAAGTCCCAGGTCTTCGACCTGGACAACGTGGACCTGGCGCGCTACCCGAGGCTGGCGCCCAAGCTCGCCCAGCGCCGTGACTTCGTCCTCGAACCGGGCCACATGCTCTACCTGCCGCTCGGCTGGTGGCACCAGGCCGAGTCGCTGGACGAGATGAATATCAACGTCAATTTCTGGCTGAAGTCGAAGAAGATCCTCCGTAGGCCGCACGCGCTCGGCGTCGCGCTGTACACGTACGCCTACCGGCGGGTCAAGGGTGTCTACAGCTACAAGCCCACCGAGGTGAACTCCTGA
- the dmpG gene encoding 4-hydroxy-2-oxovalerate aldolase encodes MRNVVIHDPTLRDGQHAVRHQLGALALRRYAEAADAARIPVVEVGHGNGLGASSLQVGQAAVSDDEMLSTVREALRHSRMGVFMLPGWGTSDDLRRAIGHGADVVRIGVHATETSLAERHLDVLREAGAEAHCVLMMSHMASPGELAEHAAQAVAYGAQAVGIMDSAGHFLPADVTARIAAIAAAVDTPVIFHGHDNLGMAVANSVAAAQAGALIIDGCARGFGAGAGNTQLEVLVPVLERSGFATGIDLYALLDAADLAERELMPAPPVTASMSIVSGLAGVFSGFKHRVVELSGRAGVDARDVFFELGRRQAIAGQEDLIVDVVAELSARRVTT; translated from the coding sequence ATGAGGAACGTCGTGATCCACGACCCGACGCTGCGCGACGGCCAGCACGCGGTCCGCCACCAGCTCGGGGCCCTCGCCCTGCGCCGGTACGCGGAGGCGGCCGACGCGGCGCGGATCCCGGTGGTCGAGGTCGGCCACGGCAACGGCCTCGGCGCGTCGTCCCTGCAGGTCGGGCAGGCGGCGGTCAGCGACGACGAGATGCTGTCGACGGTCCGGGAGGCGCTGCGGCACAGCCGGATGGGCGTGTTCATGCTGCCGGGCTGGGGCACCTCCGACGACCTGCGGCGCGCGATCGGCCACGGCGCCGACGTCGTCCGCATCGGTGTGCACGCCACCGAGACGTCGTTGGCCGAGCGCCACCTGGACGTCCTGCGCGAGGCCGGCGCCGAGGCGCACTGCGTGCTGATGATGAGCCACATGGCGTCCCCCGGCGAACTGGCCGAGCACGCCGCGCAGGCCGTCGCGTACGGCGCGCAGGCGGTCGGGATCATGGACTCGGCGGGCCACTTCCTGCCCGCCGACGTCACCGCGCGGATCGCTGCGATCGCCGCGGCGGTCGACACGCCGGTGATCTTCCACGGCCACGACAACCTCGGCATGGCCGTCGCCAACTCGGTGGCCGCGGCGCAGGCCGGCGCCCTGATCATCGACGGTTGCGCGCGCGGCTTCGGCGCCGGGGCGGGCAACACCCAGCTCGAGGTGCTCGTTCCCGTGCTGGAGCGCAGCGGGTTCGCGACCGGCATCGACCTGTACGCGCTCCTCGACGCCGCCGACCTCGCGGAACGCGAACTCATGCCCGCGCCGCCGGTGACCGCCTCGATGTCCATCGTGAGCGGCCTGGCCGGGGTGTTCTCCGGGTTCAAGCACCGGGTGGTCGAGCTGTCCGGCCGTGCCGGCGTCGACGCGCGTGACGTGTTCTTCGAACTCGGCAGGCGGCAGGCCATCGCCGGCCAGGAGGACCTGATCGTGGACGTGGTGGCGGAGTTGAGCGCCCGTAGGGTCACCACGTGA
- a CDS encoding acetaldehyde dehydrogenase (acetylating), whose translation MSLTADVTDAEVRVVEPATVAVIGTGAIGQDLISKIHRSSLLDCRLVAGRNPDSAGLRHAERFGYPVSAAGIDAVLAAGDAFDVVFDATNAASHLRHWSLLEPLGTLVVDLTPSRAGRMVVPTVTGVEATTGRNINLISCGGQASIPVAHALAARFPVSYIEVVSTVASDVAGRGTRLNLDEYVATTRHAVTTFSGVPDVKAILNISPAVPPATFRTAVHARIPGADVAAVRAAVDPVAKQVRSFAPGYAVTACTVVDDRVTVALQVTAHSDVLPRYAGNLDIINSAAILVAEQHAARLGRSARTEAAR comes from the coding sequence TTGAGTCTCACCGCGGACGTGACCGACGCCGAGGTCCGCGTCGTCGAACCCGCCACCGTCGCCGTCATCGGCACCGGGGCGATCGGCCAGGACCTGATCAGCAAGATCCACCGTTCCTCCCTGCTGGACTGTCGGCTGGTGGCCGGGCGCAATCCGGACTCGGCGGGCCTGCGGCACGCCGAGCGGTTCGGCTATCCCGTCAGCGCCGCCGGGATCGACGCCGTGCTGGCGGCGGGGGACGCGTTCGACGTCGTGTTCGACGCCACCAACGCGGCGTCGCACCTGCGCCACTGGTCGCTGCTGGAGCCGCTCGGCACGCTGGTGGTCGACCTGACGCCCAGCAGGGCGGGCCGGATGGTGGTGCCGACCGTGACCGGGGTGGAGGCGACGACCGGGCGCAACATCAACCTGATCAGCTGCGGCGGTCAGGCGTCCATCCCGGTCGCGCACGCGCTCGCCGCCCGCTTCCCGGTGAGCTACATCGAGGTCGTCTCGACGGTGGCCAGCGACGTCGCGGGCCGCGGCACGCGGTTGAACCTCGACGAGTACGTGGCGACCACCCGGCACGCCGTCACGACCTTCTCCGGCGTACCCGACGTCAAGGCGATCCTCAACATCAGCCCGGCGGTGCCGCCGGCGACGTTCCGGACGGCCGTGCACGCGCGGATTCCCGGCGCCGACGTCGCCGCGGTGCGTGCGGCGGTGGACCCGGTGGCCAAGCAGGTGCGGTCGTTCGCCCCCGGCTACGCGGTGACCGCCTGCACCGTGGTCGACGACCGGGTGACGGTCGCCCTCCAGGTCACCGCCCACAGCGACGTGCTGCCCCGGTACGCCGGCAACCTCGACATCATCAACTCGGCCGCCATCCTGGTCGCCGAGCAGCACGCGGCCCGGCTGGGCCGGTCCGCCCGGACGGAGGCGGCCCGATGA